The following coding sequences lie in one Montipora foliosa isolate CH-2021 chromosome 11, ASM3666993v2, whole genome shotgun sequence genomic window:
- the LOC137976169 gene encoding tetratricopeptide repeat protein 28-like, which yields METILKGIGVGDGVRCENRSLDPLRNDLSWSKRCISEKAVLPSSSPVDSLQPLYDVLLGPIADLLQGNELIVVPDGPFCLAPYSALSESIRIRTVPSLTAFNVIVGAPEDFHSKTGALLVGDPWLKEVTNKKGEPILEQLPCAKQEVEMIGQLLQTTPLTGKSATKAEVLKSMKSVALVHIAAHGCQKTGEIALAPNAERKSQIPRGEDFILKMSDVQTISLRARLVVLSCCHSGRGEVKSEGVVGIARAFLCAGARSVLVSLWAIDDEVTLLFMRNFYQHLVDGKSASAALQQAMKSFRESKQYCSIKHWAPFVLVGDDVTLEFPKK from the exons ATGGAAACTATTTTGAAAGGGATCGGCGTAGGGGATGGTGTcagatgcgagaatcgttctTTGGATCCACTACGCAATGACCTGTCTTGGAGCAAAAGATGTATTAGTGAGAAAGCAGTTCTACCATCTTCATCCCCCGTTGACTCTTTACAAccgttgtatgatgtcttactcGGGCCAATTGCAGACTTGCTCCAAGGAAATGAATTAATCGTTGTTcccgatggaccattttgcttggctccataTTCTGCGTTGAGTGAATCTATCAGGATCCGCACCGTTCCCTCGTTGACTGCTTTTAATGTGATCGTTGGTGCACCTGAAGACTTCCATAGTAAGACTGGAGCACTGCTTGTAGGAGATCCGTGGTTGAAGGAAGTTACTAACAAGAAAGGGGAACCCATTTTGGAACAGCTTCCGTGCGCAAAACAAGAAGTAGAGATGATTGGACAACTTCTGCAGACAACACCGCTGACTGGAAAAAGTGCCacgaaagctgaggtgctgaaaagtatgaaatcagttgctttagttcacattgcagcacatggatgccaaaaaacgggagaaattgctttagccCCAAATGCCGAACGGAAATCGCAAATCCCCAGAGGGGAagacttcattttgaaaatgtcggatgttcagacaatttctcttcgagcaaggctagttgtgctgagctgttgtcacagtggccggggagaagtgaagtctgagggagtggtgggaattgcaagggctttcctgtgtgctggagctcggtctgttttggtgtcactctgggcaattgatgacgAGGTAACGTTGCTTTTCATGAGGAACTTCTACCAGCACCTGGTAGATGGAAAAAGCGCAAGTGCAGCTCTTCAACAAGCAATGAAATCTTTCCGAGAGTCAAAGCAGTATTGCTCTATAaagcactgggcgccatttgtgctggttggcgatgatgtcacgctggaatttccaaaaaaatg a
- the LOC137976732 gene encoding uncharacterized protein — translation MRDYLVTSLMSLEANFSNCAIILAGDFNRSLLPMVQSAVKAFHLKPTVSFPTRGNNTLDQIFTNFPEFFSAPCSLPPFGLSDHLSVYMGPGIRETPSKSKCKIILSRDKRPSKRASVGRFFLQVPWSDLLSPDLSGELKLKTLTDIINLGLNTIMPERSTKVYETDRPWLSVQLKQLIARRQKTFASGNQYLFKILRNKVNRERKRCRKVYCENKIEGLRASRPRDWWREVKQLCGSTKFTERDLKSKLHKDLVCEDAVLAEKINQAFVSVMKDYSPLADSARVSADDDDPIVVTEQSVARKLREVSTSRVSDPDDIPNWVLKEYADILARPIADILNASFAEVSARVPRVWKLADVPPLPKAPIVSDFNKDLRPISLTSTMSKIAESFVIEKALKPVVLSYIDPGQKAKSQA, via the exons ATGAGGGACTATTTGGTGACATCCTTAATGTCTCTTGAGGCAAATTTTTCTAACTGTGCCATTATTTTGGCTGGTGACTTTAACAGGTCGCTTCTTCCTATGGTCCAATCTGCTGTTAAGGCCTTTCACCTCAAGCCTACTGTCTCATTTCCTACTAGAGGTAATAATACTCTGGATCAAATTTTCACCAACTTCCCTGAATTTTTCTCTGCGCCATGTAGCCTTCCTCCTTTTGGTTTATCTGACCACCTGTCTGTGTATATGGGGCCGGGAATCAGGGAGACGCCCTCTAAGTCTAAATGCAAGATCATCCTCTCCAGAGACAAGAGACCCAGCAAAAGAGCCAGTGTGGGCAGATTTTTTCTTCAAGTGCCTTGGTCTGACCTTCTCTCACCTGATTTGTCAGGTGAACTCAAGCTTAAAACTCTCACTGACATTATTAACCTTGGGCTGAACACGATCATGCCCGAGCGTTCTACAAAGGTGTATGAGACTGACCGGCCTTGGTTGTCTGTACAACTCAAACAACTAATTGCCCGTCGTCAGAAGACATTTGCATCCGGAAACCAGTACCTATTTAAGATCTTAAGGAACAAAGTGAATCGAGAACGTAAGCGCTGTCGGAAGGTCTATTGCGAAAACAAGATTGAAGGCCTGCGCGCTTCCAGGCCTCGTGATTGGTGGAGAGAGGTGAAACAGCTTTGTGGCTCCACTAAATTTACTGAGCGCGATCTGAAATCCAAGCTCCATAAGGATCTCGTATGTGAAGATGCAGTTCTGGCTGAGAAAATTAAccaggcgtttgttagcgtaaTGAAGGACTACTCGCCATTGGCAGATAGCGCGCGGGTGTCAGCAGATGATGATGATCCAATTGTAGTTACCGAGCAATCTGTCGCGAGGAAGCTTCGTGAGGTCAGCACTTCTCGTGTGAGTGACCCAGACGACATTCCAAACTGGGTCCTAAAGGAATATGCTGATATCTTGGCAAGGCCCATTGCTGACATCTTGAACGCCTCTTTCGCTGAAGTGAGTGCACGTGTACCTCGTGTATGGAAACTGGCCGATGTTCCACCACTACCCAAAGCGCCAATTGTCTCTGACTTTAACAAAGATCTACGGCCAATCTCACTTACTTCAACCATGTCGAAGATCGCTGAGAGCTTTGTTATCGAGAAGGCTTTGAAGCCCGTGGTGCTATCCTATATTGATCCAG GACAGAAAGCAAAGAGTCAAGCTTAA
- the LOC137976731 gene encoding G-protein-signaling modulator 2-like: MGRDQPMEIWEMHIAHLSIAKEVGNRAGEGSAYGNLGNAYLRLGNFKQAIEYYEKHLSIAKEVDLSIAKEVGNRDGEGSAYGNLGSAYRSLGNFKQAIEYHEKDLSIAKEVGNRAGEGSTYGNLGNAYLCLGNFKQAIEYYEKHLSIAKEVGNRNGEGSAYGNLGNAYLSLGNVKQAIEYCEKHLSIAKEVGNFKQAIEYCEKILSIAKEVGDRNGEGSAYVNLGNAYCKLGYFKEALEYHEHGLSIFKEIGDFLREGIAWYSQGHDHELLGSLSNALSCYRSSIKHFDETRHNLKSEDESKLH, from the exons atggggagggatcaacctatggaaatctgggaaatgcatATCgca catcttagtattgctaaagaagtaggtaatagggctggggagggatcagcctatggaaatctgggaaatgcctatcttcgTCTAggcaattttaaacaagccattgagtactacgaaaagcatcttagtattgctaaagaagtag atcttagtattgctaaagaagtaggtaatagggatggggagggatcagcctatggaaatctgggaagtgCCTATCgcagtctaggtaattttaaacaagccattgagtaccacgaaaaagatcttagtattgctaaagaagtaggtaatagggctggggagggatcaacctatggaaatctgggaaatgcctatctttgTCTAggcaattttaaacaagccattgagtactacgaaaagcatcttagtattgctaaagaagtaggtaataggaatggggagggatcagcctatggaaatctgggaaatgcctatctgaGTCTAGGTAAtgttaaacaagccattgagtactgcgaaaagcatcttagtattgctaaagaagtag gtaattttaaacaagccattgagtactgtGAAAAAattcttagtattgctaaagaagtaggtgatAGGAATGGGGAGGGATCAGCGTATgtaaatctgggaaatgcctactGCAAGCTAGGTTATTTTAAGGAAGCCTTGGAGTACCATGAACACGGTCTTagtattttcaaggaaattggaGACTTTCTACGAGAGGGAATCGCGTGGTATTCGCAAGGTCATGATCATGAATTGTTGGGTTCCTTGAGTAATGCACTCAGTTGTTATCGTTCaagtataaaacattttgatgaaacaaggcaTAATCTGAAGTCAGAAGATGAATCAAAA CTGCATTAG